Proteins from a single region of Primulina tabacum isolate GXHZ01 chromosome 5, ASM2559414v2, whole genome shotgun sequence:
- the LOC142544313 gene encoding uncharacterized protein LOC142544313 produces the protein MDNGLIVLNSKRIAYVLDKKPPREAPSNISETELAKLEKWWDHDLQTKSYMLASMSNELPSGFEEGMNDADIHLHLKELYGVQTRSERHAVVKELVPTRLRDGTSVHEHGDRMIGLIEKLVGLDVVIPSELLIDILLL, from the exons ATGGATaatgggctt ATTGTTCTGAACTCCAAAAGGATTGCTTATGTGCTTGATAAGAAGCCACCGAGGGAAGCACCTTCGAACATCAGTGAGACTGAGTTGGCTAAACTTGAGAAATGGTGGGACCATGATCTCCAAACTAAGAGCTACATGTTGGCTTCTATGTCGAATGAACTTCCAAGTGGTTTCGAGGAGGGGATGAATGATGCTGACATTCACCTTCATCTGAAAGAATTGTATGGTGTACAAACTCGCTCAGAGAGACATGCTGTTGTTAAGGAACTCGTGCCTACACGTTTGCGAGATGggacttcggtccatgagcatggtgataggatgattgggctcattGAGAAGTTAGTGGGACTCGACGtggttattcctagtgagctctTGATTGATATTCTTTTACTGTAA